From one Saccharomyces cerevisiae S288C chromosome XVI, complete sequence genomic stretch:
- the MEP3 gene encoding ammonium permease MEP3 (Ammonium permease of high capacity and low affinity; belongs to Mep-Amt-Rh family of well-conserved ammonium (NH4+) transporters that includes the human Rh factors; expression is under the nitrogen catabolite repression regulation ammonia permease activity regulated by TORC1 effectors, Npr1p and Par32p; MEP3 has a paralog, MEP1, that arose from the whole genome duplication), producing MARGDGHLWTETYDSSTVAFMILGAALVFFMVPGLGFLYSGLARRKSALALIWVVIMATLVGILQWYFWGYSLAFSKTATNNKFIGNLDSFGFRNVYGKISDDSTYPELIYAIFQMMFMCVALSIIAGATAERGKLFPHMVFLFVFATLVYCPITYWIWAPGGWAYQWGVLDWAGGGNIEILSAVAGFVYSYFLGRRKENLLINFRPHNVSMVTLGTSILWFGWLLFNAASSLSPNMRSVYAFMNTCLSATTGGMTWCLLDYRSEKKWSTVGLCSGIICGLVAATPSSGCITLYGSLIQGIIAGVVCNFATKIKYYLKVDDSLDLLAEHGIAGVVGLIFNALFAADWVIGMDGTTKHKGGWLTHNWKQMYIQIAYIGASAGYCAVVTAIICFVLGKIPGVHLRVTEEAEALGLDEDQIGEFAYDYVEVRRDYYQWGVDTDALHTTCNGANSASETNPTEDSQNSSLSSATVSGQNEKSNNPKLHHAKEA from the coding sequence ATGGCTCGGGGTGACGGACATCTATGGACAGAGACATATGATAGTTCCACAGTCGCTTTTATGATTTTAGGTGCCGCCCTGGTTTTCTTCATGGTACCGGGGCTGGGCTTTCTTTATTCCGGTTTagcaagaagaaaatctGCTCTGGCTTTGATTTGGGTAGTGATAATGGCTACCTTAGTAGGTATACTGCAATGGTATTTTTGGGGCTATTCTTTAGCATTCTCTAAGACTGCGACGAACAACAAATTTATCGGCAACTTGGATTCATTTGGGTTTAGAAACGTCTATGGCAAAATTTCGGATGATTCCACGTATCCTGAACTGATTTATGCCATTTTCCAAATGATGTTCATGTGTGTCGCATTGAGTATTATAGCTGGTGCCACTGCGGAAAGAGGTAAGCTTTTTCCACATatggtttttctttttgtttttgcGACTTTGGTTTACTGTCCCATCACTTATTGGATTTGGGCCCCAGGTGGTTGGGCCTACCAATGGGGGGTATTAGACTGGGCTGGCGGTGGGAATATTGAAATCCTAAGTGCTGTGGCTGGTTTCgtttattcttattttctaggaagaagaaaagaaaacctcCTGATCAACTTTAGACCACATAATGTTTCCATGGTGACTTTGGGTACTTCTATACTTTGGTTTGGTTGGTTGCTTTTCAATGCTGCAAGCTCACTGTCACCAAATATGAGGTCCGTATATGCGTTCATGAACACTTGTCTCAGCGCCACCACGGGTGGAATGACGTGGTGTTTATTAGATTATCgatctgaaaaaaaatggtcCACTGTTGGGTTATGCTCCGGCATTATCTGTGGTTTAGTTGCTGCCACGCCTAGCTCGGGTTGTATTACTCTATATGGCTCTTTGATCCAAGGTATAATAGCGGGTGTTGTTTGTAATTTTgcaacaaaaataaagtattATTTAAAAGTGGATGATTCCTTAGATCTATTAGCTGAACACGGTATCGCCGGTGTGGTGGGATTGATTTTTAACGCTCTATTTGCAGCTGATTGGGTTATTGGAATGGACGGCACAACAAAGCATAAGGGTGGTTGGTTGACGCATAACTGGAAACAAATGTATATTCAAATTGCCTATATCGGTGCCTCTGCCGGCTATTGTGCTGTGGTCACGGCCATCATTTGCTTCGTATTAGGTAAAATTCCGGGTGTCCATCTAAGAGTCACTGAGGAAGCCGAAGCATTGGGGTTGGATGAAGATCAAATAGGCGAATTCGCTTACGATTACGTGGAGGTTAGGAGAGATTATTACCAGTGGGGTGTAGATACAGATGCACTTCATACTACATGCAATGGCGCTAATTCTGCGTCTGAGACAAATCCTACTGAGGACAGCCAAAACTCCTCATTGTCATCAGCTACAGTAAGCGGCCAAAAcgaaaaaagtaataatcCTAAATTGCATCACGCAAAAGAAGCATGA
- the LOA1 gene encoding lysophosphatidic acid acyltransferase LOA1 (Lysophosphatidic acid acyltransferase; involved in triacelglyceride homeostasis and lipid droplet formation; localized to lipid droplets and the ER; specificity for oleoyl-CoA): MEKYTNWRDNGTGIAPFLPNTIRKPSKVMTACLLGILGVKTIIMLPLIMLYLLTGQNNLLGLILKFTFSWKEEITVQGIKKRDVRKSKHYPQKGKLYICNCTSPLDAFSVVLLAQGPVTLLVPSNDIVYKVSIREFINFILAGGLDIKLYGHEVAELSQLGNTVNFMFAEGTSCNGKSVLPFSITGKKLKEFIDPSITTMNPAMAKTKKFELQTIQIKTNKTAITTLPISNMEYLSRFLNKGINVKCKINEPQVLSDNLEELRVALNGGDKYKLVSRKLDVESKRNFVKEYISDQRKKRK, from the coding sequence ATGGAAAAGTACACCAATTGGAGAGACAATGGTACGGGAATAGCTCCATTTCTACCAAACACAATCAGGAAACCTAGTAAGGTGATGACAGCGTGTTTGTTGGGTATCCTAGGGGTGAAAACCATTATAATGCTACCATTGATTATGCTGTACCTTCTAACTGGCCAGAACAACTTACTGGGTTTGATATTGAAGTTTACATTCAGTTGGAAAGAGGAAATTACCGTGCAAGGAATCAAGAAACGTGACGTAAGGAAATCCAAGCATTATCCACAGAAGGGCAAGCTTTATATTTGCAATTGTACCTCACCTTTAGATGCTTTTTCAGTGGTGTTATTAGCTCAAGGGCCTGTTACGTTGTTGGTCCCATCCAATGACATTGTATACAAAGTTTCCATAAGAGAATTCATCAACTTCATCCTCGCCGGTGGGTTAGATATAAAACTCTATGGCCACGAGGTAGCAGAGCTATCTCAATTGGGCAATACCGTGAATTTTATGTTTGCTGAGGGTACCTCATGTAATGGTAAAAGCGTCTTACCGTTTAGTATAACCGGGAAAAAACTTAAAGAATTCATAGACCCTTCAATAACCACAATGAACCCCGCAATGGCcaaaactaaaaaatttgaattgcAGACCATCCAAATCAAAACTAATAAAACTGCCATCACCACATTGCCCATCTCCAATATGGAGTATTTATCTAGATTTCTGAACAAGGGCATTAATGTTAAATGCAAGATCAACGAGCCACAAGTACTCTCGGATAATTTAGAGGAATTACGCGTTGCATTAAACGGTGGCGACAAATATAAACTAGTCTCACGGAAGTTAGATGTTGAATCTAAGAGGAATTTTGTGAAGGAATATATCAGCGATCAACGTAAAAAGAGGAAGTAG
- a CDS encoding gag protein (Retrotransposon TYA Gag gene co-transcribed with TYB Pol; translated as TYA or TYA-TYB polyprotein; Gag is a nucleocapsid protein that is the structural constituent of virus-like particles (VLPs); similar to retroviral Gag) — translation MESQQLSQHSPISHGSACASVTSKEVHTNQDPLDVSASKTEECEKASTKANSQQTTTPASSAVPENPHHASPQTAQSHSPQNGPYPQQCMMTQNQANPSGWSFYGHPSMIPYTPYQMSPMYFPPGPQSQFPQYPSSVGTPLSTPSPESGNTFTDSSSADSDMTSTKKYVRPPPMLTSPNDFPNWVKTYIKFLQNSNLGGIIPTVNGKPVRQITDDELTFLYNTFQIFAPSQFLPTWVKDILSVDYTDIMKILSKSIEKMQSDTQEANDIVTLANLQYNGSTPADAFETKVTNIIDRLNNNGIHINNKVACQLIMRGLSGEYKFLRYTRHRHLNMTVAELFLDIHAIYEEQQGSRNSKPNYRRNPSDEKNDSRSYTNTTKPKVIARNPQKTNNSKSKTARAHNVSTSNNSPSTDNDSISKSTTEPIQLNNKHDLHLRPETY, via the coding sequence atggaatcccaacaattatctcaacattcacccatttctcatggtagcgcctgtgcttcggttacttctaaggaagtccacacaaatcaagatccgttagacgtttcagcttccaaaacagaagaatgTGAGAAGGCTTCCACTAAGGCTAACTCTCAACAGACAACAACACCTGCttcatcagctgttccagagaacccCCATCATGCCTCTCCTCAAACTGCTCAGTCACATTCACCACAGAATGGGCCGTACCCACAGCAGTGCATGATGACCCAAAACCAAGCCAATCCATCTGGTTGGTCATTTTACGGACACCCATCTATGATTCCGTATAcaccttatcaaatgtcgcctatgtactttccacctgggccacaatcacagtttccgcagtatccatcatcagttggaacGCCTCTGAGCACTCCATCACCTGAGTCAggtaatacatttactgattcatcctcagcggactctgatatgacatccactaaaaaatatgtcagaccaccaccaatgttaacctcacctaatgactttccaaattgggttaaaacatacatcaaatttttacaaaactcgaatctcggtggtattattccgACAGTAAACGGAAAACCCGTACGTCAGatcactgatgatgaactcaccttcttgtataacacttttcaaatatttgctcccTCTCAATTCCTACCTACCTGGGTCAAAGACATCCTATCCGTTGATTATAcggatatcatgaaaattctttccaaaagtattgaaaaaatgcaatctgATACCCAAGAGGCAAACGACATTGTGACCctggcaaatttgcaatataatggcagtacacctgcagatgcatttgaaacaaaagtcacaaacattatcgacagactgaacaataatggcattcatatcaataacaaggtcgcatgccaattaattatgagaggtctatctggcgaatataaatttttacgctaCACACGTCATCGAcatctaaatatgacagtcgctgaactgttcttagatatccatgctatttatgaagaacaacagggATCGAGAAACAGTAAACCTAATTACAGGAGAAATCCgagtgatgagaagaatgattctcgcagctatacgaatacaaccaaacccaaagttatagctcggaatcctcaaaaaacaaataattcgaaatcgaaaacagcCAGGGCTCACAATGTATCCACATCTAATAACTCTCCCAGCACGGACAACGATTCcatcagtaaatcaactactgaaccgattcaattgaacaataagcaCGACCTTCATCTTAGGCCAGAAACTTACTGA
- the TAZ1 gene encoding lysophosphatidylcholine acyltransferase (Lyso-phosphatidylcholine acyltransferase; required for normal phospholipid content of mitochondrial membranes; major determinant of the final acyl chain composition of the mitochondrial-specific phospholipid cardiolipin; mutations in human ortholog tafazzin (TAZ) cause Barth syndrome, a rare X-linked disease characterized by skeletal and cardiomyopathy and bouts of cyclic neutropenia; a specific splice variant of human TAZ can complement yeast null mutant), producing the protein MSFRDVLERGDEFLEAYPRRSPLWRFLSYSTSLLTFGVSKLLLFTCYNVKLNGFEKLETALERSKRENRGLMTVMNHMSMVDDPLVWATLPYKLFTSLDNIRWSLGAHNICFQNKFLANFFSLGQVLSTERFGVGPFQGSIDASIRLLSPDDTLDLEWTPHSEVSSSLKKAYSPPIIRSKPSWVHVYPEGFVLQLYPPFENSMRYFKWGITRMILEATKPPIVVPIFATGFEKIASEAVTDSMFRQILPRNFGSEINVTIGDPLNDDLIDRYRKEWTHLVEKYYDPKNPNDLSDELKYGKEAQDLRSRLAAELRAHVAEIRNEVRKLPREDPRFKSPSWWKRFNTTEGKSDPDVKVIGENWAIRRMQKFLPPEGKPKGKDD; encoded by the coding sequence ATGTCTTTTAGGGATGTCCTAGAAAGAGGAGATGAATTTTTAGAAGCCTATCCCAGAAGAAGCCCCCTTTGGAGATTTCTTTCATACAGTACATCATTACTGACCTTCGGTGTATCAAAACTGCTTCTTTTCACATGCTATAATGTCAAATTGAAtggttttgaaaaattagaaactGCCTTGGAACGTTCCAAAAGGGAAAATAGAGGCCTTATGACGGTCATGAACCATATGAGTATGGTCGATGATCCGTTAGTTTGGGCAACACTACCATATAAGTTATTTACGTCTTTGGACAACATAAGATGGTCTTTGGGTGCACATAATATTtgctttcaaaataaatttCTGGCCAACTTTTTCTCACTTGGCCAAGTCCTTTCAACAGAAAGATTTGGGGTGGGCCCATTTCAAGGTTCTATAGATGCTTCAATAAGATTGTTAAGCCCTGACGACACTTTAGACTTGGAATGGACCCCTCACTCTGAGGTCTCTTCTTCGCTAAAAAAAGCCTACTCCCCGCCCATAATAAGGTCGAAGCCATCTTGGGTCCATGTTTATCCAGAAGGATTTGTACTACAATTATATCCgccttttgaaaattcgATGAGGTATTTTAAATGGGGTATTACCAGAATGATCCTAGAAGCAACAAAGCCGCCCATTGTAGTACCAATATTTGCTACAGggtttgaaaaaatagcATCCGAAGCAGTCACAGATTCAATGTTTAGACAAATTCTACCAAGAAACTTTGGCTCTGAAATAAATGTTACCATAGGGGATCCTTTAAATGATGATTTAATCGACAGGTATAGAAAAGAATGGACACATTTGGTTGAAAAATACTATGATCCCAAAAATCCTAACGACCTCTCTGACGAATTGAAATATGGTAAAGAGGCGCAAGATTTAAGAAGCAGATTAGCCGCTGAACTGAGAGCCCATGTTGCTGAAATTAGAAATGAAGTTCGCAAATTACCACGCGAAGACCCTAGGTTCAAATCCCCCTCATGGTGGAAGCGGTTCAACACCACGGAAGGTAAATCGGACCCAGATGTTAAAGTCATTGGCGAAAATTGGGCAATAAGGAGGATGCAAAAGTTTCTGCCTCCAGAGGGTAAACCAAAGGGTAAGGATGATTGA
- the KAR3 gene encoding Kar3p (Minus-end-directed microtubule motor; functions in mitosis and meiosis; localizes to the spindle pole body and localization is dependent on functional Cik1p; required for nuclear fusion during mating; required for ER-associated degradation (ERAD); potential Cdc28p substrate; kinesin 14 family member with a C-terminal motor domain) — protein MESLPRTPTKGRSTQHLSTPSPKNDILAMNGHKRRNTTTPPPKHTLLKPQRTDIHRHSLASQSRISMSPNRELLKNYKGTANLIYGNQKSNSGVTSFYKENVNELNRTQAILFEKKATLDLLKDELTETKEKINAVNLKFETLREEKIKIEQQLNLKNNELISIKEEFLSKKQFMNEGHEIHLKQLAASNKKELKQMENEYKTKIEKLKFMKIKQFENERASLLDKIEEVRNKITMNPSTLQEMLNDVEQKHMLEKEEWLTEYQSQWKKDIELNNKHMQEIESIKKEIENTLKPELAEKKKLLTEKRNAYEAIKVKVKEKEEETTRLRDEVALKQKTNLETLEKIKELEEYIKDTELGMKELNEILIKEETVRRTLHNELQELRGNIRVYCRIRPALKNLENSDTSLINVNEFDDNSGVQSMEVTKIQNTAQVHEFKFDKIFDQQDTNVDVFKEVGQLVQSSLDGYNVCIFAYGQTGSGKTFTMLNPGDGIIPSTISHIFNWINKLKTKGWDYKVNCEFIEIYNENIVDLLRSDNNNKEDTSIGLKHEIRHDQETKTTTITNVTSCKLESEEMVEIILKKANKLRSTASTASNEHSSRSHSIFIIHLSGSNAKTGAHSYGTLNLVDLAGSERINVSQVVGDRLRETQNINKSLSCLGDVIHALGQPDSTKRHIPFRNSKLTYLLQYSLTGDSKTLMFVNISPSSSHINETLNSLRFASKVNSTRLVSRK, from the coding sequence ATGGAATCACTTCCACGTACTCCCACAAAAGGCAGATCTACGCAGCATCTCTCGACACCATCGCCGAAGAATGATATTTTAGCTATGAATGGCcacaaaagaagaaatacaaCAACTCCACCGCCTAAGCACACTCTTCTGAAGCCGCAACGTACGGATATTCATAGACACTCATTAGCTAGTCAGAGTCGCATATCCATGTCACCTAATCGCGAGCTTTTAAAGAATTATAAAGGTACAGCAAATTTGATTTATGGAAACCAGAAAAGCAACTCCGGTGTAACTTCCTtttataaagaaaatgttaaTGAACTCAATAGAACACAAGCAATCttatttgagaaaaaggCAACACTAGATTTACTCAAAGATGAACTAACAGAAACGAAAGAGAAAATCAATGCCGTTAATCTCAAATTTGAAACCCTTCgtgaagaaaagataaaaattgAACAGCAactgaatttgaaaaacaatgaaCTTATCTCgattaaagaagaatttttgtCAAAGAAGCAGTTCATGAATGAAGGACATGAAATACATTTAAAGCAGCTAGCGGCATCTAATAAAAAAGAGCTGAAAcaaatggaaaatgaatacaaaacaaaaattgagaaattgaaatttatGAAGATTAAAcagtttgaaaatgaaagagcGTCGCTTTTAGATAAAATAGAAGAGGtaagaaataaaatcacCATGAACCCTTCCACTTTACAGGAAATGTTGAACGATGTTGAACAAAAGCATATgcttgaaaaagaagaatggCTTACAGAGTACCAATCGCAGTGGAAAAAGGATATAGAGCTGAATAATAAACATATGCAAGAAATCGAAAGcataaaaaaggaaatcgAAAATACATTAAAACCTGAGTtggcagaaaaaaagaagctcTTAACAGAAAAGCGTAACGCGTATGAAGCTATCAAAGTAaaagttaaagaaaaggaagaggaaACTACAAGGCTGAGAGATGAGGTGGCATTAAAACAGAAAACTAATTTAGaaactttggaaaagatCAAAGAACTTGAggaatatataaaagacACTGAACTGGGTATGAAGGAGTTGAATGAAATTCTGATTAAAGAGGAAACGGTTAGACGCACATTGCATAATGAGTTACAAGAGTTAAGAGGAAATATACGAGTTTATTGTAGGATTCGTCCAGctctaaaaaatttggaaaattctgATACTAGCCTTATTAATGttaatgaatttgatgacaATAGTGGTGTTCAATCTATGGAAGTGACGAAAATACAAAACACAGCGCAAGTGCATGAAttcaaatttgataaaatatttgatcAACAGGATACAAATGTGGATGTTTTTAAAGAAGTTGGTCAGTTAGTGCAAAGTTCATTAGATGGATATAATGTTTGTATCTTCGCATACGGACAAACAGGATCTGGGAAAACTTTCACGATGTTAAATCCAGGTGATGGTATCATTCCGTCCACAATATCTCATATATTTAACTGGATCAATAAATTAAAGACAAAAGGATGGGATTATAAAGTTAACTGCGAATTCATTGAGATCTACAACGAGAACATCGTAGACTTATTGAGAagtgataataataataaagaagacaCAAGCATTGGCTTAAAGCACGAAATACGTCATGATCAGGAAACTAAGACTACCACGATAACGAATGTTACGAGTTGCAAGCTTGAGTCGGAAGAAATGGTGGAAATAATCCtgaaaaaagcaaataaaTTAAGATCCACCGCTAGCACAGCATCAAATGAGCATTCCTCCCGTTCACACAGTATTTTCATAATTCATTTGTCTGGATCAAATGCAAAAACTGGAGCACACTCGTATGGCACACTAAATCTTGTTGATTTGGCCGGTTCCGAAAGAATAAATGTCTCTCAAGTTGTAGGGGATAGATTAAGAGAAAcacaaaatataaataaatctTTAAGTTGCTTAGGTGACGTTATTCATGCTTTAGGTCAGCCTGATAGTACCAAAAGACATATACCGTTCAGGAACTCAAAACTGACATACCTACTGCAATATTCACTCACTGGGGATTCGAAAACATTAATGTTTGTAAACATTTCACCAAGCTCCTCTCATATTAATGAGACTCTCAATTCGTTAAGATTTGCGTCTAAAGTGAATTCTACCAGATTGGTTAGTAGAAAATGA